A single genomic interval of uncultured Pseudodesulfovibrio sp. harbors:
- the nikR gene encoding nickel-responsive transcriptional regulator NikR, which yields MGKTIRFGVSLDSDLLEKFDNHCEERSYQTRSEAIRDLIRNTLVQREWENAEGDLAGTLTLVYDHHKSGLSQRLTEIQHDHHDVIQSSLHVHLDHHNCLEVIILKGDADTIKALGQKLISTKGVKHGNLALTTTGKDLI from the coding sequence ATGGGCAAGACAATTCGATTTGGTGTGTCTCTCGATTCCGATCTGCTTGAGAAATTCGATAATCATTGTGAGGAGCGCAGTTACCAGACTCGTTCCGAGGCCATTCGCGACCTGATCCGCAACACATTGGTGCAGCGGGAGTGGGAAAATGCCGAGGGTGATCTCGCCGGAACCTTGACCTTGGTCTACGATCATCATAAGTCCGGGCTTTCGCAGCGGCTGACCGAGATTCAGCACGATCACCATGACGTGATCCAGTCGTCGCTGCATGTGCATCTGGATCACCACAACTGCCTTGAGGTCATCATCCTGAAAGGGGATGCCGACACCATCAAGGCGCTGGGGCAGAAGCTCATCTCCACCAAGGGGGTGAAGCATGGGAATCTCGCCCTGACGACCACGGGTAAGGACTTGATCTAA
- the folE2 gene encoding GTP cyclohydrolase FolE2, with protein MEDVQKQQAAIAMPIDRVGVKGMRLPIIVRDRESGIQHTIAEVSLSVDLPAEFKGTHMSRFVEALEHWSGDLDYTSFRTLLDDVVVRLQAKSAHVRFVFPFFLRKLSPESGHSGLMDYTCRVDGWMKDGKLTFTLGADVPVMTVCPCSKAISEEGAHSQRAKVRIRTQFDGFLWLEDLIEIGEKAGSCQVYSLLKREDEKHVTEASFANPMFVEDVVREAANGLAEHPQVHWYRVEVESFESIHNHSAFAVIECPEE; from the coding sequence ATGGAAGACGTACAAAAGCAGCAGGCGGCAATCGCCATGCCCATCGACCGCGTCGGCGTGAAAGGGATGCGTTTGCCGATTATTGTCCGGGACCGTGAGTCCGGCATCCAGCATACGATTGCCGAGGTCTCGCTGTCCGTGGACCTGCCTGCCGAGTTCAAAGGCACGCACATGAGTCGTTTTGTCGAGGCGCTGGAACACTGGTCCGGCGATCTTGATTACACCTCGTTTCGCACGCTCCTTGATGATGTGGTCGTGCGGTTGCAGGCCAAGAGTGCCCATGTGCGTTTCGTGTTTCCGTTTTTTCTGCGGAAGCTATCGCCGGAAAGCGGTCATAGCGGGCTGATGGATTACACCTGCCGCGTGGACGGCTGGATGAAGGACGGCAAGCTGACTTTCACGCTGGGGGCCGATGTCCCGGTCATGACGGTCTGTCCGTGTTCCAAGGCCATTTCCGAGGAAGGCGCGCACTCGCAGCGGGCCAAAGTCCGCATCCGCACGCAGTTTGACGGATTCCTCTGGCTTGAGGATCTCATCGAGATCGGCGAAAAGGCCGGGTCGTGTCAGGTCTATTCGCTGCTCAAGCGTGAGGACGAGAAGCACGTTACCGAGGCTTCCTTTGCCAATCCCATGTTTGTCGAAGACGTGGTGCGCGAAGCAGCCAATGGGCTGGCGGAGCATCCGCAGGTGCATTGGTACCGTGTCGAGGTGGAGAGCTTCGAATCCATCCACAATCATTCCGCATTCGCAGTGATCGAGTGTCCCGAAGAGTAG
- a CDS encoding flagellar basal body rod C-terminal domain-containing protein, whose translation MSDTNLSALSSLGTVQQVAANNVANVNTDGFKASSVVLQSGPEDQGVRVGAIHQSSTPGAMVNGVETSNTDVGREMVGMMRTGHAFSANVAAIRVSEEMTGHLLNMIA comes from the coding sequence ATGTCTGATACCAATCTTTCCGCACTTTCATCGCTGGGCACGGTCCAGCAGGTTGCCGCGAACAATGTCGCCAATGTGAATACTGACGGCTTCAAGGCAAGCTCTGTCGTGCTCCAGTCCGGCCCGGAAGATCAGGGCGTTCGCGTGGGGGCGATTCACCAGTCCTCCACACCCGGAGCCATGGTCAATGGAGTCGAGACTTCCAATACCGACGTCGGTCGCGAAATGGTCGGCATGATGCGGACCGGGCATGCCTTTTCCGCCAATGTCGCGGCTATTCGCGTTTCCGAGGAAATGACCGGGCATCTGCTCAACATGATCGCGTAA
- a CDS encoding FAD-dependent oxidoreductase: protein MNKTVKTDFDVIIVGGGPAGLFAAYYLAEHSDLDVLVIDKGKRSLKRNCPLSGDQECIKCRPCNILCGVGGAGLFSDGKLNFIHKLGKTDLTQFVGTSEAVSLIDETEEIFNRFGMDGKVFPTDMDKAGDIRKDARKHGIDLLVIKQKHLGSDNLPGHIAGMADYICDKGVAFHTSENVKDIVVEDGVVTGVITNRREYNAKNVILAPGRVGAEWVGSVVKNHGIEVSQRGIEVGVRVEVHNEIMQDLCSVIYDPTFFVRTTKYDDQTRTFCTNYGGFVALENYQDFVCVNGHALMNTKSDNTNFAFLSKVVLTDPVEDNQAYGESIGRLATLIGGGKPILQRFGDLKRGRRSTWDRIRNSYIEPTMKNAVPGDIAMALPERILTNLIDGLEQLNNVVPGVSNDETLLYAPEIKFFATQVETGAHLETAVKGLFVAGDGPGVAGNIVGAAATALIPAKEIIRRK, encoded by the coding sequence ATGAACAAGACCGTAAAGACTGATTTTGACGTTATCATCGTCGGCGGTGGTCCTGCCGGACTGTTTGCCGCATACTATCTTGCCGAACATAGCGATCTGGATGTGCTGGTTATCGACAAGGGGAAACGTTCGCTCAAGCGCAACTGCCCGTTGTCCGGTGATCAGGAATGCATCAAGTGCCGTCCCTGTAACATCCTTTGCGGTGTCGGCGGGGCCGGATTGTTTTCCGACGGCAAACTGAATTTCATCCACAAGTTGGGCAAGACCGACCTGACACAGTTTGTCGGCACGTCCGAGGCCGTGTCCCTTATCGACGAGACCGAAGAGATTTTCAATCGGTTCGGCATGGACGGCAAGGTGTTCCCCACGGACATGGATAAGGCTGGGGATATTCGCAAGGATGCCCGTAAGCACGGCATTGATCTGCTTGTCATCAAGCAGAAGCATCTCGGCAGTGACAATCTGCCGGGGCATATCGCCGGAATGGCTGACTACATCTGTGACAAGGGCGTGGCGTTCCATACTTCGGAAAACGTCAAGGATATAGTGGTCGAGGACGGTGTCGTCACCGGCGTGATCACCAATCGTCGTGAATACAACGCGAAGAACGTCATTCTCGCACCGGGCCGTGTGGGTGCGGAGTGGGTCGGCAGCGTGGTCAAGAACCATGGCATTGAGGTCTCCCAGCGCGGCATCGAAGTCGGTGTCCGCGTCGAGGTCCACAATGAGATCATGCAGGACCTGTGCTCCGTGATTTATGATCCGACTTTCTTTGTCCGTACGACGAAATACGATGACCAGACCCGCACCTTCTGCACTAATTATGGTGGGTTTGTGGCGCTTGAAAACTATCAGGACTTCGTCTGTGTCAACGGTCATGCGCTCATGAACACCAAATCCGACAACACCAACTTCGCGTTCCTGTCCAAGGTCGTGCTGACTGATCCCGTGGAGGACAATCAGGCCTATGGTGAATCCATCGGACGACTGGCGACCCTGATCGGCGGTGGTAAGCCTATCTTGCAGCGTTTCGGTGATCTCAAGCGCGGGCGGCGCTCCACGTGGGACCGTATCCGCAACAGCTACATCGAGCCGACCATGAAAAATGCGGTGCCCGGTGATATCGCCATGGCACTGCCTGAACGCATCCTGACCAACCTTATCGACGGTCTGGAGCAGTTGAACAACGTGGTTCCCGGTGTGTCCAACGACGAGACCCTGCTGTATGCGCCGGAGATCAAGTTCTTTGCCACGCAGGTGGAGACCGGCGCGCACCTTGAAACCGCCGTCAAGGGACTCTTCGTAGCCGGTGACGGGCCGGGTGTCGCAGGCAATATTGTCGGCGCGGCAGCCACTGCACTTATTCCGGCCAAGGAAATCATTCGCCGGAAGTAG
- a CDS encoding sigma-54 dependent transcriptional regulator: MALNLDGIIGDSPVLAEVFRVLEKVAPTDSTVLVTGESGTGKELLVRALHRNSARHNNAFVPINCGAIPKELLESELFGHEKGAFTHAIRSRPGRFELADGGTIFLDEIGEMDLSLQVKILRALQEKEIERVGGTSIKKVDVRVVAATNRDLEGEVQAGRFREDLFYRLNVIPLHLPPLRERGNDILTLAEHFLCGHCTNKDRKGLQLSEKAKKMLLTYSWPGNVRELENFMERLSILCDGNEVLPEDLPAKIFDDIGEKPLKKIVEVQPMRPAGFVWPTLKDMGDKELKLKEFLEAIEGRLLEEALSKAGGVKNKAAELVGIKRTTLIEKLKKRGLL, from the coding sequence ATGGCGCTTAATCTGGACGGTATCATCGGGGACAGCCCCGTCCTTGCCGAGGTCTTCAGGGTCCTTGAGAAGGTTGCGCCCACGGACAGCACCGTGCTGGTGACCGGCGAATCCGGAACAGGCAAGGAATTGCTGGTTCGTGCCCTGCATCGGAACAGTGCCCGTCACAACAATGCGTTTGTGCCCATCAACTGTGGTGCCATCCCCAAGGAATTGCTGGAGTCGGAGCTGTTCGGCCATGAGAAGGGAGCATTCACCCATGCCATCCGTTCGCGTCCGGGGCGGTTTGAGTTGGCGGACGGCGGTACCATTTTTCTCGATGAAATCGGTGAAATGGACCTGAGCCTACAGGTCAAGATTCTGCGTGCCTTGCAGGAAAAGGAAATCGAGCGGGTGGGCGGCACGTCCATCAAGAAAGTCGATGTCCGTGTTGTGGCCGCTACGAACCGTGATCTTGAAGGGGAAGTTCAGGCCGGACGTTTTCGCGAAGACCTTTTTTACCGGCTCAACGTAATCCCATTACACCTGCCTCCCCTGCGTGAGCGCGGTAACGATATCCTCACTCTGGCCGAGCATTTTCTCTGTGGTCACTGCACGAACAAGGATCGCAAGGGACTTCAACTTTCTGAGAAGGCCAAGAAAATGCTGTTGACCTACAGCTGGCCCGGTAATGTCCGTGAATTGGAAAACTTCATGGAGCGGCTTTCCATCCTGTGCGATGGGAACGAGGTGCTGCCTGAAGACCTTCCGGCCAAGATCTTCGATGATATCGGTGAAAAGCCGCTCAAGAAGATTGTCGAGGTCCAGCCCATGCGTCCTGCCGGTTTTGTCTGGCCGACGCTCAAGGACATGGGAGACAAGGAGCTCAAGCTCAAGGAATTTCTGGAAGCCATTGAAGGGCGGCTTCTTGAGGAAGCGCTTTCAAAGGCGGGTGGCGTAAAGAACAAGGCTGCGGAGTTGGTCGGCATCAAGCGCACCACGCTTATCGAGAAGTTGAAAAAGCGTGGACTGCTGTAA
- a CDS encoding tetratricopeptide repeat protein yields the protein MKSAKISLWSLGLALVAGLLIAAPAQALRVTFNSKGDSDRLTFSFDSEKLPKTSVTRTGKQDVVVTLPDTIWDSEAKPSPKDFPGKLVKSIRTTGNSIQIVTRTSGFGYIKVPTTTGKAQFVLQLFRDPYGSRWKPRKPQAKPAPAIPAKLAQKPASTVTPKPQAKPQPVAAPVQQKPVSQPEPVVQPVQPISSPMQGEANLPPEGNVTGERKPFFSVPYSVRNEVAPPGQPPSAVSDQSEAQAVQPVAQRDVSGDYPASSELRFKAVNKMAEEVKFAELAGEGAGGTPVVGQVAQPLAPVVDEGAAQEAQPVELPAGAAGGTVVPPASVPAQVQPVTQPSGDVAGTVSSEQSVALAPIVTTEEVSGEGQVGGSVVPPPPTVIQGSPPPEPTAEESAQVVQSVVEEPVQEVAPPAEPPAQEAEQPVVAETDVPAGEAPVTEPGMDNATAEAAAQEQAVRDQLSEAQSMMFSGNLPEALRLFEGILKMPNVPEDVREETLYAVADIKKQLNSEDLAASFEEISQAFIEAMNANLRSNRVPRALLNLGLLNLQVGNFPEAKAYFKILQEKYPDDDNIPSISYYWGEYYYKKGDYKKAADQFQYLIQTYPEHQLVKQAAFYLADALNRTGFIEQAFQIIDYIDKRWPDYYMENPEFLRLAGGVEMQLRKWPQAKNHYFTYYNLNPEAEGSDVVLARIGDIYIYENQKKAARQIYEKAVLNYPDKEGGLIAKMRLAEEGIYDNPSMPQMGNIFNRPYNKRPENIYKEIIEEHPDSPLAPIAQLKLAMWYAFNKKYPEALSAAQDLLEKYPDSPLVDRARKLGDSVFALAVPGMVGEERYGRVVRYWETYDFIGKEDTKVDEWTRLNIATSYWKIGQPEKALELLKPFLAKKQVKDVSDKALGLAVNIYLDQLAWKEISDLIAMAKTNWTLKPEQLRQLDYARAMSLQNLGNSNQALPMWAELAKDVKVEPAFRAYAMYYMAKAAMERQDLRKVFVYAQEALSLLLQTNGDPEKIKDAVLMSIYATERSGRYNEALKWAREYDRYIDVDNPEWASTRFKLARIYRKAGAIGEWKQLLGDIIEKKPDSLQAQLAKSALDTYDLEQQAEQYAPAPQ from the coding sequence GTGAAAAGTGCCAAAATTTCTCTCTGGTCTTTAGGACTGGCCCTTGTTGCCGGGTTGCTGATAGCCGCCCCGGCCCAAGCCCTGCGCGTTACTTTCAACTCCAAGGGCGATTCTGACAGACTGACTTTTTCCTTTGATTCCGAAAAGTTGCCAAAGACTTCTGTCACCCGGACCGGCAAGCAGGACGTTGTTGTCACATTGCCTGACACCATCTGGGACAGCGAGGCCAAGCCTTCGCCCAAGGATTTCCCCGGAAAGCTCGTCAAATCCATCCGTACAACCGGCAATAGTATCCAGATTGTCACCAGAACCAGTGGATTCGGATACATCAAGGTGCCGACCACTACGGGAAAGGCACAGTTTGTTTTACAGCTGTTCCGTGACCCCTATGGTTCCCGGTGGAAGCCGAGGAAACCGCAGGCCAAACCCGCTCCGGCTATTCCCGCCAAACTGGCACAGAAGCCTGCCTCCACAGTGACGCCGAAACCTCAGGCCAAGCCGCAGCCCGTTGCTGCTCCGGTTCAGCAGAAGCCGGTTTCGCAGCCCGAGCCTGTTGTACAGCCTGTTCAGCCGATCTCTTCTCCCATGCAGGGCGAGGCGAATCTGCCGCCGGAAGGCAATGTGACCGGCGAGCGCAAGCCGTTTTTCTCGGTGCCGTATTCAGTGCGTAACGAGGTCGCTCCGCCCGGTCAGCCGCCGTCCGCAGTTTCGGATCAATCCGAGGCCCAAGCCGTTCAGCCGGTTGCTCAGAGAGATGTGTCCGGTGATTATCCAGCATCCAGTGAGTTGCGCTTCAAGGCAGTCAACAAGATGGCTGAAGAAGTGAAGTTCGCGGAATTGGCAGGAGAGGGTGCCGGGGGCACTCCGGTGGTCGGGCAGGTCGCGCAGCCGTTGGCTCCAGTCGTTGACGAAGGCGCAGCTCAAGAAGCCCAGCCCGTAGAACTTCCGGCAGGTGCCGCAGGGGGTACTGTCGTTCCTCCTGCTTCCGTACCGGCTCAGGTACAGCCCGTGACACAGCCTTCCGGTGATGTTGCCGGAACGGTCTCTTCGGAACAGTCCGTTGCATTGGCTCCGATCGTAACGACCGAGGAAGTGTCCGGTGAAGGGCAGGTCGGGGGCAGTGTGGTGCCGCCTCCGCCCACGGTCATTCAGGGTTCTCCTCCGCCTGAACCAACGGCGGAAGAATCCGCTCAGGTCGTGCAGTCGGTTGTCGAGGAACCGGTGCAGGAAGTTGCTCCGCCTGCCGAACCGCCGGCGCAGGAAGCAGAACAGCCTGTCGTTGCCGAGACGGACGTACCTGCGGGTGAAGCGCCTGTTACGGAACCCGGCATGGACAATGCCACTGCGGAAGCTGCGGCACAGGAACAGGCGGTCCGGGATCAGTTGTCGGAAGCCCAGTCCATGATGTTCAGCGGCAATCTCCCGGAGGCTCTCAGACTGTTCGAGGGTATCCTCAAGATGCCCAATGTGCCGGAAGATGTTCGTGAAGAGACGTTGTACGCTGTAGCCGACATCAAGAAGCAGTTGAACAGCGAGGACCTTGCCGCGTCATTCGAGGAAATTTCCCAGGCGTTCATTGAGGCGATGAATGCCAATCTGCGTTCCAACCGTGTGCCGCGTGCATTGCTCAATCTGGGGCTTTTGAACTTGCAGGTCGGCAACTTCCCGGAAGCCAAGGCGTATTTCAAGATTCTTCAGGAAAAGTACCCTGACGACGATAATATCCCGTCTATCAGTTATTACTGGGGCGAGTATTATTACAAGAAGGGCGATTACAAGAAGGCGGCGGACCAGTTCCAGTATCTTATTCAGACGTACCCGGAACACCAGTTGGTCAAGCAGGCGGCCTTCTATCTTGCCGACGCGCTGAACAGGACCGGCTTTATCGAGCAGGCCTTCCAAATTATCGACTACATCGACAAACGCTGGCCTGATTATTACATGGAAAATCCCGAGTTCCTGCGTTTGGCGGGCGGTGTCGAAATGCAGCTGCGAAAGTGGCCGCAGGCGAAGAATCATTATTTCACGTACTACAACCTGAACCCCGAGGCCGAAGGTTCTGACGTTGTGCTTGCCCGTATCGGTGACATCTATATCTATGAAAACCAGAAGAAGGCAGCGCGTCAGATTTACGAGAAGGCCGTCCTGAATTACCCGGACAAGGAAGGGGGACTCATTGCCAAGATGCGTCTCGCCGAAGAGGGGATTTATGACAATCCGTCCATGCCGCAGATGGGGAACATATTCAATCGTCCATACAACAAGCGGCCCGAGAATATTTACAAGGAAATCATCGAAGAGCATCCGGACAGCCCGCTTGCGCCCATAGCGCAGCTGAAGCTCGCCATGTGGTATGCCTTCAACAAGAAGTATCCCGAAGCCCTGTCTGCCGCTCAGGACTTGTTGGAGAAATATCCGGACAGTCCGCTTGTCGATCGTGCCCGCAAGCTCGGTGATTCCGTCTTTGCCCTTGCCGTTCCCGGAATGGTCGGCGAGGAACGGTATGGCCGCGTGGTGCGCTACTGGGAAACGTATGATTTCATTGGCAAGGAAGATACCAAGGTAGACGAATGGACTCGTCTGAATATTGCCACAAGCTACTGGAAGATCGGACAGCCTGAAAAGGCGCTTGAGCTGTTGAAGCCTTTCCTCGCCAAGAAGCAGGTCAAGGATGTGTCGGACAAGGCGCTCGGTCTGGCTGTGAACATTTATCTCGACCAGCTCGCATGGAAGGAGATTTCCGATCTTATCGCCATGGCCAAGACGAACTGGACGCTCAAGCCGGAACAGTTGCGGCAGCTGGATTATGCCCGGGCCATGTCGCTTCAGAACCTTGGCAATTCCAATCAGGCTCTGCCCATGTGGGCCGAGCTTGCCAAGGATGTAAAGGTCGAACCGGCTTTCCGTGCCTATGCCATGTATTACATGGCCAAGGCCGCCATGGAGCGTCAGGACCTGCGAAAGGTTTTCGTCTACGCTCAGGAAGCCCTCTCGCTGCTGCTCCAGACCAATGGCGACCCCGAGAAGATCAAGGATGCCGTCCTGATGTCCATTTACGCGACAGAGCGTTCCGGGCGTTACAACGAAGCCCTCAAGTGGGCCCGCGAGTACGACAGGTATATTGATGTTGATAACCCGGAATGGGCCTCAACCCGTTTCAAGCTCGCCCGTATTTACCGCAAGGCTGGAGCCATTGGTGAATGGAAGCAGCTTCTGGGGGACATCATCGAGAAGAAGCCGGATTCGCTTCAGGCGCAGCTCGCCAAGTCCGCACTGGATACATACGATCTTGAGCAGCAGGCCGAGCAGTATGCTCCCGCACCGCAGTAG
- the amrB gene encoding AmmeMemoRadiSam system protein B, translated as MERQAIVAGRFYDADVARLNAVVDGYLVVDGEKRKEKTLLCMVPHAGYVFSGGVCGATLAKANLESTVLLLGPNHTGLGDRFALWAEGGWDIPGATVPVDADLASELLGASPLIHADTAAHVQEHSLEVILPFLHRMNPETSIVPISVSSRSAEHLKQVGMSIGRILKSFERPVSIVVSSDMSHYISHDEAKAKDTLALEAAVNLEPGRLLETVASNNISMCGVLPMTVGLYAALEMGATRGELTAYATSGEVSGDFDQVVGYAGVIVD; from the coding sequence ATGGAGAGACAGGCGATCGTTGCAGGACGGTTCTATGATGCCGATGTCGCGCGGCTGAATGCGGTTGTCGACGGGTATCTTGTCGTGGATGGCGAAAAGCGGAAGGAGAAGACGCTTTTGTGCATGGTACCCCATGCCGGGTATGTTTTTTCCGGCGGAGTCTGTGGTGCGACGCTGGCCAAGGCGAATCTTGAATCAACCGTTTTGCTGCTGGGGCCGAATCATACCGGGCTTGGCGACCGTTTTGCCTTATGGGCGGAGGGTGGCTGGGATATTCCCGGCGCGACAGTGCCGGTGGATGCGGATTTGGCATCTGAACTGCTCGGTGCAAGCCCCCTGATTCATGCCGATACCGCCGCGCATGTGCAGGAACACTCCCTTGAGGTCATTCTGCCGTTTCTGCACCGGATGAATCCCGAGACGTCCATTGTTCCCATATCCGTCTCTTCCCGTTCCGCCGAGCATCTGAAACAGGTGGGCATGAGCATAGGCCGGATTCTCAAGTCGTTTGAGCGTCCTGTTTCCATTGTGGTCAGTTCGGACATGAGCCATTACATCAGCCACGATGAAGCCAAGGCCAAAGATACGCTGGCGCTGGAGGCTGCGGTGAATCTGGAGCCGGGGCGGCTTTTGGAAACCGTGGCCAGCAACAATATTTCCATGTGCGGTGTCCTGCCCATGACCGTCGGATTGTATGCTGCGCTTGAAATGGGCGCGACCCGGGGGGAATTGACAGCGTATGCGACGTCCGGCGAGGTGTCCGGCGATTTCGATCAGGTGGTAGGATATGCCGGTGTGATTGTCGATTAG
- a CDS encoding UXX-star (seleno)protein family 1 produces the protein MAETLIYGKPTCPHTRRALDAFPHARFIDVLMNPADMEAMLQLSDGRRRIPVIVQDGKPTVGYKGGS, from the coding sequence GTGGCCGAGACACTCATTTACGGGAAACCGACCTGTCCGCACACACGACGGGCACTTGATGCGTTTCCGCATGCCAGATTCATTGACGTCCTGATGAACCCCGCCGATATGGAAGCAATGCTGCAACTCTCCGACGGACGCCGCCGTATTCCGGTCATCGTTCAGGATGGAAAGCCGACAGTCGGCTACAAAGGCGGATCATGA